A part of Candidatus Electrothrix aestuarii genomic DNA contains:
- a CDS encoding sigma-54 dependent transcriptional regulator — translation MRTILLISQAPEVLAVFQESCTQGAHIFSCPSLDAALRTLSVHRCEALFVDMEILRETAAAHGSSYKATLQPFWLQYPSLDIVVMTSQEMLREAVATVKQGASDYIMYPIIADEIRLVINNLKDSQQVQSELDYLRDQFWGRDAAPFIQTSCPAMHKVFEDVRAVAPTKSTVLLTGETGTGKGVLAGLIHKHSNRRDEPFISVHCGAIPDTLLESELFGHEKGAFTGAIKKKQGRFEVANNGTIFLDEIGTITPSAQIKLLQVLQDGCLQRIGSEHDTKVNVRVIAATNENLKQLCEEKRFRQDLYYRLNVFPIELPPLRERKEDIPGLTEGFIRRFNRLYAKEIIDIHPQVIDAFLRYSWPGNIRELENIIERSCIIERSSMLLPDSFPAELFVHDDTLTRIQMDTMLPLAEVRRRGIEEIERCYLKEVLSSKKGKINRSAEAAGVSTRQLHKLMKKYGLKREEFKQ, via the coding sequence ATGCGTACTATTTTGCTTATCAGTCAGGCCCCTGAGGTGCTGGCCGTGTTTCAGGAAAGCTGCACCCAAGGGGCCCATATCTTTTCCTGCCCCTCTCTGGATGCGGCATTGCGCACTCTCAGCGTTCATCGCTGCGAAGCACTCTTTGTTGATATGGAAATCCTGCGGGAGACAGCCGCAGCTCATGGAAGCAGTTACAAGGCAACCCTGCAACCCTTCTGGCTCCAATACCCGAGCCTGGATATCGTGGTCATGACCTCACAGGAGATGCTACGGGAAGCGGTTGCTACGGTAAAACAGGGGGCCAGTGACTACATCATGTACCCCATCATTGCCGATGAAATCCGCTTGGTCATCAACAACCTGAAGGATTCCCAGCAGGTTCAGTCCGAGCTGGATTATCTCAGGGATCAGTTCTGGGGCCGTGATGCAGCGCCTTTTATCCAGACAAGCTGCCCAGCCATGCATAAAGTCTTTGAAGATGTCCGGGCAGTAGCTCCAACGAAAAGTACGGTGTTGCTCACTGGCGAGACCGGGACAGGAAAAGGAGTGCTGGCCGGGCTCATCCACAAACACAGCAACCGACGGGACGAGCCCTTTATCAGTGTTCATTGCGGGGCAATACCTGACACCCTGCTGGAGAGCGAGCTCTTTGGTCATGAGAAAGGGGCCTTTACCGGGGCGATCAAGAAAAAACAGGGGAGATTCGAGGTAGCCAATAACGGCACGATCTTCCTTGATGAGATTGGCACCATCACGCCATCAGCCCAGATAAAACTGCTCCAGGTCCTTCAGGATGGCTGTCTCCAGCGAATAGGCAGTGAACACGACACCAAGGTCAATGTCCGGGTTATTGCGGCGACCAACGAGAACCTCAAGCAACTCTGCGAGGAAAAAAGATTCCGCCAGGACCTCTATTACCGCCTCAATGTCTTTCCCATTGAACTGCCTCCTCTGCGCGAGCGCAAAGAGGACATCCCCGGCCTCACCGAGGGCTTTATCCGCAGGTTCAACCGGCTCTACGCCAAAGAGATCATCGATATCCATCCCCAGGTGATAGATGCCTTTCTTCGGTACTCCTGGCCAGGGAATATCCGTGAACTGGAAAACATCATTGAGCGCTCCTGCATTATTGAACGCTCTTCCATGCTCCTGCCGGACAGCTTCCCGGCAGAACTCTTTGTCCATGACGATACCCTGACAAGAATCCAGATGGACACCATGCTGCCCCTGGCCGAGGTGCGCAGGCGGGGCATTGAGGAGATTGAGCGCTGCTACCTCAAGGAGGTGCTGAGCAGTAAGAAGGGGAAGATCAACCGCAGCGCAGAGGCTGCTGGCGTCAGTACCCGACAGCTCCATAAGCTGATGAAAAAATATGGGCTCAAGCGTGAGGAGTTTAAACAATAA
- a CDS encoding SH3 domain-containing protein: MHPRHYLSFCLMFLLVSSFISSAANAAPRPEIGEIKINGDGYVLMTENPNADSQPVGWIPEGDFVQILDGPFAGTIDRIPTEWHQVEYRKQTGFVLSHLLNFYRFSSRSEPKDIAKIRINGNGYINIRASSSIDSPQIGCIPEGKIIKLQSDPIEGYVGDRKGSWYKVDDQGTIGYIWEDLLDFYSLFPQDEPERSEKKDDGKTNDRDVAQMVMEMIRNGQEIVFSYKDGKLLLSPTQPALPYPVNDGY, from the coding sequence ATGCACCCACGTCATTATCTTTCTTTTTGTCTCATGTTCCTGCTGGTATCCAGCTTTATCAGTAGTGCTGCCAACGCTGCGCCTCGCCCTGAGATTGGGGAAATCAAAATCAACGGGGATGGCTATGTTCTCATGACAGAAAATCCCAATGCGGACTCCCAGCCAGTGGGATGGATACCGGAAGGCGACTTTGTCCAGATCCTTGACGGGCCCTTTGCAGGGACCATCGACAGAATCCCCACGGAATGGCATCAGGTCGAATACAGGAAGCAAACAGGTTTTGTTTTAAGCCACCTCTTGAATTTCTATAGATTCTCATCCCGTTCAGAACCAAAGGACATTGCCAAGATTAGAATCAATGGCAACGGATATATTAATATACGGGCAAGCTCAAGCATCGACTCCCCCCAAATAGGCTGTATACCGGAGGGCAAAATCATCAAGTTACAGAGCGATCCCATCGAAGGCTATGTTGGCGACAGAAAGGGCTCTTGGTACAAGGTGGATGATCAAGGAACTATAGGGTACATTTGGGAGGATTTGCTTGATTTCTATTCTCTCTTCCCGCAAGACGAACCAGAACGTTCAGAAAAGAAAGATGACGGAAAAACTAATGATAGGGACGTTGCCCAAATGGTTATGGAGATGATCAGGAATGGACAGGAGATCGTCTTTAGCTATAAGGATGGCAAATTACTTCTCAGTCCAACGCAGCCCGCACTTCCATACCCTGTGAACGATGGGTATTAA
- a CDS encoding RHS repeat-associated core domain-containing protein yields the protein MHSGTAASPVWEKTTTDLAGRTVKTEKPGYLGTEISENFYNDKGQLWKTTVPGLADTLHEYDELGNRTRSGLDIDSSGVLETASDDRISGSETMYMLYDGEWWTEETQSIFAESGSSTETVTGRTRTRLTGLGAGNLVSETMSEDIHGNETVSSRYINRTSHTITEITDYPDSDTDAVQESLYGLLKSSTDKSGITTTFQYDALERRTGVTDPRTGQSITHYNTLGQVDYTEDAATKRTEYGYDPITGRKSSVTDAENRTVYFLYDDLDRVTHTWGATSPVRYEYDGYGRMDTMYTWRSGGEGWDTPLWPSANDPLADITRWHYHEATGLLESKEDAQHHQTLYSYIENGKLYTRTWARNSASLVTTYSYDINTGELTGIDYSDTTPDIGFTYYRSGQRHTVSDAVGTRTFTYTTALQPDSESITGLISRTLTRSYETTGVIGRNTGFSTDSSYAVTYGYDNTGRFNGVSWNVGTHSDTVQYGYEPNSHLLHTTTFSSGALVTNSYEPHRNLKTSVLNTYNATTISQYAYTHDDIGRRKTMTTSGDAFSISLPVPPDQKLVNTGTYTSVGYTANDLNQYTSVETNNGAAASPAYDNDGDLTDDGTFIYTWNGENRLSTVTPKTPAVSDEKLEFLYDYMGRRARKITTAWDGSTWQSDETRFFVYDGWNLIEELDGAGAVTASYIHGLDLSQSLQGAGGIGGILARVDHGTDKVHLYFYDANGNVGQLIDTADGSVVAAYEYAPFGGLTSAMGTYATTSPFRFSSKYADDVTGLYYYGYRYYSPRLGRWLSRDPIGEEGGINLYGFVGNDGGNAIDPAGHETWIDINGIVICNPSNQNDNGIYQYTRGGWGPAAPVGESYFWDTFEKGSKIFMNRDKTNDFFELAKSTEWIPDTIVALESRSGKKYDPKVTWGYKPTSGFVLNGKYATVRDIGNALAGLNARIGATPFKEFQRMAGAVHQKKGLTGIALSYFGKEYGPAPTYGEINLQYRMSIIGYNELYDAYKKWKRKWEQNATKKNREMNIISP from the coding sequence GTGCATAGCGGAACTGCTGCTTCCCCGGTCTGGGAAAAGACCACAACAGATCTGGCCGGTCGTACAGTGAAGACTGAAAAGCCGGGTTATCTGGGCACGGAAATCTCGGAGAATTTCTACAACGACAAAGGACAGCTGTGGAAGACAACCGTACCGGGTCTGGCCGATACCCTGCATGAATACGACGAACTGGGCAACAGAACCCGTTCCGGCCTGGATATCGACAGCAGCGGCGTTCTGGAGACGGCCTCGGATGACCGGATCAGCGGCAGCGAGACCATGTATATGCTGTATGACGGAGAGTGGTGGACTGAAGAGACACAGAGCATCTTTGCCGAGTCCGGTTCATCGACAGAGACGGTCACGGGCAGAACCCGCACCCGGCTGACCGGGCTGGGAGCAGGGAATCTGGTTTCCGAGACCATGAGTGAAGATATCCACGGTAACGAGACGGTCTCGTCGCGGTATATCAACCGGACCTCGCACACAATTACTGAAATCACGGATTATCCCGATTCGGACACAGATGCGGTGCAGGAATCCCTGTACGGCCTACTGAAATCCTCCACAGATAAGTCAGGCATCACGACCACCTTCCAGTACGACGCTCTGGAACGACGCACCGGCGTCACTGATCCCCGCACCGGGCAGAGCATCACCCATTACAATACCCTGGGGCAGGTTGATTACACTGAGGACGCTGCAACAAAGCGAACTGAGTACGGCTATGATCCAATCACAGGCAGAAAATCCTCAGTCACCGACGCGGAGAACCGGACTGTTTACTTTCTTTATGACGATCTCGACCGGGTTACTCACACCTGGGGCGCAACATCGCCTGTCCGCTACGAATACGACGGCTACGGCAGAATGGACACCATGTATACCTGGCGGAGCGGAGGAGAGGGCTGGGATACTCCGCTCTGGCCGTCCGCCAATGATCCCCTGGCCGACATCACCCGCTGGCATTACCACGAGGCCACAGGTCTGCTGGAGTCCAAAGAAGACGCGCAGCATCACCAGACCCTTTACAGCTATATAGAGAACGGAAAACTCTACACCAGGACCTGGGCCCGAAACTCCGCTTCCCTGGTCACCACCTATAGTTATGACATCAACACCGGAGAACTGACCGGGATTGATTACTCCGACACCACCCCGGATATCGGCTTCACCTATTACCGTTCCGGCCAGAGGCACACGGTCAGTGATGCGGTCGGTACCCGTACCTTTACCTATACTACCGCTCTTCAACCGGACAGCGAAAGCATCACCGGGCTGATCAGCCGGACGCTCACCCGTTCCTATGAAACGACCGGAGTGATCGGCAGAAACACCGGCTTCAGCACGGACAGCAGCTATGCCGTCACCTACGGCTATGACAACACCGGGCGTTTTAACGGTGTTTCCTGGAATGTCGGCACGCACAGCGATACTGTGCAGTACGGCTACGAGCCGAACTCGCACCTGCTTCACACAACCACGTTTTCTTCAGGTGCTTTGGTCACCAACTCCTACGAACCCCACCGTAACCTGAAAACCTCTGTACTGAATACCTATAACGCCACAACAATTTCACAGTACGCCTATACCCATGATGATATAGGCCGCCGAAAAACCATGACGACCTCCGGGGATGCCTTTTCCATCTCCCTGCCGGTCCCGCCGGATCAGAAGCTCGTCAACACGGGAACCTATACCTCTGTCGGCTACACGGCGAATGATCTGAATCAGTATACCTCCGTGGAGACGAACAACGGGGCAGCGGCCAGCCCGGCGTATGATAACGACGGCGACCTTACCGACGACGGAACCTTCATTTATACCTGGAACGGGGAAAACCGACTCAGCACAGTTACCCCGAAAACTCCTGCTGTCAGTGACGAGAAGCTTGAGTTTCTTTATGATTACATGGGCCGTAGAGCACGGAAAATTACAACCGCCTGGGACGGCTCAACCTGGCAATCTGATGAAACCCGTTTCTTTGTCTACGACGGCTGGAATCTGATTGAGGAGCTGGATGGCGCCGGAGCTGTTACAGCCAGCTATATCCACGGACTTGATCTGAGCCAGTCTTTGCAGGGGGCTGGTGGTATTGGCGGGATCCTCGCGCGTGTTGACCACGGAACGGATAAAGTTCACCTCTATTTCTACGATGCTAACGGTAATGTGGGACAGTTGATTGATACTGCGGATGGAAGTGTTGTTGCTGCCTACGAATATGCGCCCTTCGGCGGATTGACCTCCGCAATGGGGACTTATGCCACCACCAGCCCGTTCAGATTCAGCTCAAAGTATGCTGATGACGTTACCGGTTTGTATTATTACGGGTATCGGTATTATTCGCCCAGGCTGGGTAGGTGGCTAAGCCGAGACCCGATTGGGGAAGAAGGCGGGATTAATTTGTATGGATTTGTGGGGAATGATGGGGGTAACGCGATAGATCCAGCGGGCCACGAAACTTGGATCGATATTAATGGGATTGTTATTTGTAATCCATCTAATCAAAATGATAACGGAATTTATCAATATACTCGCGGTGGTTGGGGGCCAGCTGCTCCGGTAGGTGAATCATACTTCTGGGATACCTTTGAAAAGGGTAGTAAAATTTTTATGAATCGGGATAAAACAAATGATTTTTTTGAACTTGCGAAATCTACAGAATGGATACCTGATACAATAGTCGCGTTAGAGTCGCGTTCGGGAAAAAAATATGATCCTAAAGTTACTTGGGGATACAAACCTACAAGTGGGTTTGTATTAAATGGCAAATATGCAACAGTTAGAGATATTGGTAATGCTTTGGCAGGATTGAATGCAAGAATTGGCGCAACACCTTTTAAAGAATTTCAGAGAATGGCAGGAGCTGTACATCAGAAAAAAGGACTGACTGGTATCGCATTATCCTATTTTGGAAAGGAGTATGGCCCTGCACCTACATATGGTGAAATAAATTTACAATATAGAATGTCTATAATTGGTTATAATGAGCTTTATGATGCTTATAAAAAATGGAAGCGAAAATGGGAACAGAATGCAACTAAGAAAAATAGAGAAATGAATATAATCTCTCCCTGA
- a CDS encoding rhomboid family intramembrane serine protease → MTESTQLNTTEHPFPAHEQGESAPEQQQTPWITYTVICLCAVIWAYLNFAEDLPYYTDVANTVAPRGFRIWTGAVWALVTAAFVHFDFWHILFNMWWTKDFGRILEPSMGRKTYLAFILAAAIVSSGVQLLFTDQTGIGFSGVVYAMFGFGIVARRVYPHYQQIFDKRTVQWLLIWLGACIVLTHFDVMNIANEAHIAGFLFGLCIGMVFVARSYVAVCSLALALLTAMTVLSVTYLPWSEQWRSRHEILEFVELGEKAKAGDPEAQFQYGDVFMEYEEDKAEGISWLRKSADQGYVPALNSLAWMLATDPDPAFRNGTEAVELASRACEKDGWNEAMYIDTLAAAYAEVDRWEEAIATQQQAIEKLGNKEDSIKALYQEHLLKYQQHEKVRE, encoded by the coding sequence ATGACCGAGTCAACACAGCTGAATACGACAGAACACCCTTTCCCTGCTCATGAGCAAGGAGAATCGGCACCCGAGCAGCAGCAAACCCCGTGGATCACCTATACCGTGATCTGCCTCTGTGCAGTCATCTGGGCCTACCTGAACTTTGCCGAAGATCTGCCATACTACACAGATGTCGCGAATACCGTGGCTCCGCGAGGTTTCCGGATCTGGACCGGTGCAGTCTGGGCCCTGGTCACGGCTGCATTCGTGCATTTCGATTTCTGGCATATCCTGTTCAATATGTGGTGGACTAAAGACTTCGGGCGCATACTTGAACCGAGCATGGGACGCAAGACCTATCTCGCCTTTATCCTTGCTGCCGCTATTGTCAGCTCCGGGGTGCAGCTGCTGTTCACGGATCAGACAGGCATCGGCTTTTCCGGGGTTGTCTATGCGATGTTTGGGTTTGGGATTGTGGCGCGGCGGGTGTATCCTCATTATCAGCAGATCTTTGACAAAAGGACGGTGCAATGGCTGCTCATCTGGCTTGGCGCGTGCATCGTTCTCACCCACTTCGATGTAATGAACATCGCCAATGAGGCACATATTGCAGGGTTTCTGTTCGGGCTTTGCATAGGCATGGTCTTTGTCGCCCGTTCATATGTTGCGGTCTGTAGTTTGGCCCTTGCGCTCCTGACCGCCATGACGGTCCTCTCTGTCACCTATTTACCCTGGTCTGAGCAATGGCGTTCACGCCACGAGATCCTTGAATTTGTCGAGCTGGGGGAAAAAGCTAAAGCAGGTGATCCCGAAGCACAGTTCCAGTATGGGGATGTTTTCATGGAGTATGAGGAAGACAAGGCTGAAGGAATATCGTGGTTAAGAAAATCGGCCGATCAGGGGTATGTCCCTGCTTTGAATAGCCTTGCCTGGATGCTGGCAACAGATCCTGACCCGGCTTTCCGCAACGGCACCGAGGCCGTGGAGCTGGCATCACGTGCCTGCGAAAAAGACGGCTGGAATGAAGCAATGTATATAGACACCTTGGCTGCTGCCTATGCGGAAGTTGACAGGTGGGAAGAAGCCATTGCCACTCAGCAACAGGCGATTGAGAAGCTGGGGAATAAGGAGGATTCGATCAAGGCCCTCTATCAGGAGCACCTGCTAAAGTATCAGCAGCATGAGAAGGTGAGGGAGTAG